From the Thermus brockianus genome, the window CATGCTGATGCCGTCGGAGATGGCGGGGGCCCCGAACTCAAAGGGCACGAGGCCCGCTTCCCTGAGGCCCGCCTTGAGGTCCAAAGCGAGGGTCCGCAGGTGGAAGTTGCAGGGCATCCCGTCGGTGAAGGTGTTCACCACCCCCACGAAGGGCCTTTGGAAGTCCTCGTCCCCTACCCCCACCGCCCGGAGCATGCTCCGGGCGGGGGCCTGCTGCAGTCCTTTCTTGATGCGGTCCGATCTCATGCGTCCCTCCAACTGGCGGTCTTGCCGTGGTACTGCCTGGCCTTGGGAAGGAGGCGCACCAGGGCCTTGGCCGCCTCCTCCGGCGTGAGGAGTAAGCCCTCCTCCTTGTAGCCCCTAAAGACCCGTTGGAGCACAGAAGCGGCGCTCCCTTGGGCCTCCCGGGCCTGGCGTTGCATCTCCGTCTCCACCACCCCGGGCCGGTAGACGAAGCAGGCGATTTCGGGCACCTCTGCGGCCAGCTGCCGCGCCAGGTGCTCCTCCGCCGCCTTGGCCACGGCGTAGGCGCCGATGCCGGGGAGGTTCGTTTCCGCCGCCCCCGAGCCCACGTACACCGCAAGCCCCTCGCCCCGCCTCCGCAGGAGGGGGTAGGCGAAGCGGGCGAGCTGGTAGCCGGCGAGGAGGTTGGCCTCGAGGACCTCCATGAAAAGCGGCTCCGCTATCTCGTAGAGCAGGGGCCCCGGGTGCAGGACCCCGGCGTTGTGGATGTAACCGAAGAAGTTGCCAAGGCTTTCCGCCTTCCCCACCAGGGACTCGGCCACCTCGGCCTTGCCGGCGCTCCCCGCCACGTAAAGGGCCCTACCCCCTAGGGCAGCCACCTCCTCCGCCACCGCCTTTAAGGGGCCTTCCGAGCGGGCGTTCAGGACCAGGTCGTAGCCCGCCTTGGCGAGCTCCAGGGCGAGGGCTTTGCCGATGCCCCGGCTCGCTCCGGTGAGGATTAGGGTCTTCTTCATAGGAGTTCCTCCATGGGGATTTCCACGCCGAGGAAGGCGGGCCGCAGGGTTTCCACCTCCCCGTAGGGGGCCCCTTGGCCCTCCAGGTCCACCCCCCAGACCTCGGGCACGCCCCCTTGGGCGTAGGGGAGTTTGGTGGAGAGGTCGTGGCGTAGCGGAGTGTCGGCCACTTCCCCCACCCGGAGGGCGTCCTTAAGCAGGGCCTTCCCTTCCAAGACCAAGGGGGCCAAGCGGCCTGTTAGCCTGCGGACGATGGCGTGCCTAGGACCGACAGGGTTCATCTCCACCAAGCCCCCTTCCACTTCTTCCAGTACCTTCTGGCACCGGTAGGCCCCGCCTTGGGGCTCGCTGAAGCGGTGGTGGCGCATTGCCCTCATTGTAGGCGGCGGAGCACCGCTTCCGTGAAGGCCTGGGTCCCGGCGGTGCCGCCCAGGTCGGGGGGAGGGGTTTCCACCAGGGCCTGGGCCACGGCGTTTTCCACCATGCGGGCGAGCTCCACCTGGCCGAAGGCGTGCTCCAGCATCATGGCGGCGGAGAGGATGGCGGCGGTGGGGTTGGCGATGCCCTTGCCGGCGATGTCCGGGGCGGAGCCGTGCACGGGTTCAAAGACGGGCACCCCCCTGCCCAGGGAAGCGGAGGGGAGGAGGCCCAAGGAGCCGGGGAGGACGGAGGCCAGGTCGGAGAGGATGTCCCCGAAGATGTTCCCCGTGACCACCACGTCAAAGCGGGCGGGGCTTCGCACCAGGTGCATGGCCATGGCGTCCACATACTGGTGCTCCAAGGCCACCTCGGGGTAGCCTTGGTGGACCTCCTCCACGGTCTTGCGCCAGAACTCCCCCACCTCGAGGACGTTGGCCTTATCCACGCTGGTGACGTGTTTTCGCCGCTTCCTGGCCGCCTCAAAGGCCACCCTCGCCACCCGCTCCACCTCGGGCCTGCTGTAGCGCTCCGTGTTCCAGGCCTCCGCCTCGGACATGCCCCGGGGCTCCCCGAAGTAAATTCCCCCGGTGAGCTCCCGGACGATGAGGACATCCACCCCCCGGGCGATTTCCTCCTTGAGGGGGGAGAGGCGCTCAAGCCCCGGGAAGACCTTGGCGGGGCGGAGGTTGGCGAAGAGGTCCTGGCTTTTCCTGAGGGCCAAAAGCCCGGTCTCTGGGCGGATTTTGCGGGGGAGGTTGTCCCACTTGGGTCCGCCCACGCTCCCCAAAAGCACCGCCTCGGCCCCCTCCACCCCCCGCCGGGTTACCTCGGGGAAGGGCTCCCCATACTGGTCAATGGCGGCTCCGCCAAAGGGGAAAACCTCGTAGGTGAGGCCTAGGCCGTGGGCCCGGTCCAGGGTTTGGAGGACTTTCAGGGCGGCCTCGGTCACCTCGGGGCCGATGCCATCCCCGGGGAGGACCGCCACCCTCATTCCGCCCTCCTCGGGTAGGGGAGCTTGCGGTCAAAGGCGTCCAGAAGCTCCCCGGCCTCCAAGAGCTCCCCGATGGGGTCCCAAAGCCCCTGGACGAGGGCCTCCCGGGCCTCTTCCCGAAGGAAGAGGGGGGCCACCTTGTCCCCGAAGCGCACCTCCTTTTGCACCAGGTCAATCGTAACCTCCACCCCGGGGTTTGCCTCCACCATCTGGAAGAGGAGGGCCAGGTCCTCGGGGGCCAAGGCGACGCAGGGCAGGCCGATGGCCGTGGCGTTGCCGAAGAAGATCTCGGCGAAGCTCTCCCCGATGATGGCCTTAAACCCCGCCCGCTTGATGGCCTGGGGGGCGTGCTCCCGGCTACTCCCGGAGCCGAAGCCTGACTCCACCAAGAGGATGCTGGCCCCTTGGTAGCGGGGGTCGTTCAGGGGGTGGGGTTTGGGGTTGCCCTGCTCGTCAAAGCGCTCGTCGTAGAAGAGGTACTGGCCTAGGCCCTCAAAGGTGAGGGCCTTCATGAAGCGGGCCGGGATGATCCGGTCCGTGTCTATGTCCTCGCCCCTTAGGGGCACCGCCTTTCCCCGGATGACCGTGAACTTCTCCAACATCTTCCACCTCCTTAGCGGGCGCCCACCACGCCGAAGACCTCCCGGGCATCGGCGATCTCCCCGGCCACCGCCGCCGCCGCCACCATCAGGGGGCTCATGAGCACGGTGCGCCCCTTGGGGCTTCCCATGCGCCCCTTGTAGTTGCGGTTGGAGCTGGAGGCGGCGAGTTCATCCCCCTCGAGGCGGTCCGGGTTCATGGCCAGGCACATGGAGCAGCCCGGGTTGCGCCACTCAAACCCCGCCTCGCGGAAGACCTCGGCGATCCCCTCCTCCTCGGCCCGCCTCGCCACCCACTCCGAGCCCGGCACCACCAGAGCCCGCACCCCCTTCTTGACCTTGTGCCCCTTGAGGTAGCGGGCCACTTCCCGGAGGTCGGAGAGCCTGGCGTTGGTGCAGCTTCCGATGAAGGCCACCTGGATGGGCACCCCCTTGATGGGCTGCCCTGGCCTAAGGCCCATGTAGGCCAGGGCCTCCTCGGCCACGGGCCTCTCCTCCTCGGGAAGCTCCTCCAGGAAGGGGATGCGGCCGTCAATGGGGATGGCCTGGCCGGGGTTGATGCCCCAGGTCACCGTGGGGGCGATCTCCTCGGCGCGGAAGGTGACCACGTCGTCGTAAGGGGCGTCGGGGTCGGAGCGGAAGGAAAGCCACCGCCGCTTGGCCTCCTCCCACTCGGCGCCCTTGGGGGCGTAGGGGCGGCCCTCGAGGTAGCGGAAGGTGGTCTCGTCGGGGTTCACGTAGCCGATGCGGGCCCCGCCCTCAATGGACATGTTGCAAAGGGTCATGCGGCTTTCCATGTCCATGGCCTCCACCGTGCTCCCCCCGTACTCGTAGGCGTAGCCCAAGCCTCCCTTTACCCCCAGGTGGCGGATGATGTGGAGGATCACGTCCTTGGCGTAAACCCCAGGGGCGAGCTTCCCTTCCACGTTGATCCGGCGCACCTTGAGCTTCTGGGCGGCGATGGTTTGGGTGGCGAGGACGTCCCGCACCTGGCTCGTGCCGATGCCGAAGGCCACGGCCCCGAAGGCCCCGTGGGTGGAAGTGTGGGAGTCCCCGCAGGCGATGGTCATGCCGGGCTGGGTGAGGCCGAGCTGGGGACCGATCACGTGGACGATGCCCTGGTTGCCGCTTCCCAGGTCAAAGAAGGTGATGCCATGCTCCCTGGTGTTCTGCCTCAGGGCGTCCAGCATGCTCTGAGCCAAGGGGTCTTGGAAGGGCTCGGTGCGGTCGTGGGTGGGGACGATGTGGTCCACGGTGGCGAAGGTGCGGTGGGGGTAGCGTACCTTAAGGCCCAGGTCCCTGAGCATGCCGAAGGCCTGGGGGCTTGTCACCTCGTGGAGGAGGTGCAGGTCTATGAAAAGCTGGCTTTGCCCGTTCCTCAGCTTTCGCACCTCGTGGGCTTCCCAAACCTTCTCGTAAAGCGTCTTCCCCATGCTCTCCCTCCCTATGCGAAAATCCCCCGGGGTTTGGGCCCGGGGGAAAGCGGAAAGGCCTCCCTAGACCGGGCCCGCCCGGCCTAGGTCTAGCAGGATGCCCCGCCGCATTGCCCTATAGCCTAAGGCCTCCTTGCGCCCGGGTCAAGCTTGACGGGGGAGCCAGGCCCCCCTAGAATGAGCTTTGCGTCTGCCGGGGTGGCGGAATTGGTAGACGCGCATGATTCAGGGTCATGTGCCCGCAAGGGCGTGCGGGTTCAAGTCCCGCCCCCGGCACCAAAAGGCCCCCGCAAGGGGGCCATCGCCTTTTGCTACACTTAGGCCATGCGACGGGTGCTCTCCGGCATCCAGCCCTCGGGGGAGATCCACATTGGGAACTACCTGGGGGCCATCAAGCAGTGGGTGGCCTTGGGGGAGAAGCTGGGCCAAGAGGCCTTTTTCTGCATCGTGGACTACCATGCCCTCACCAACCCCTTGGCCTACGACCCCTCAACCCTGGCCCGCCGCACCTTTGAGGCGGCCCTCGTCAACATCGCCGCCGGGCTCAAACCGGAAAAGGTCACCCTCTTCGTCCAGTCCCACGTGCCCGAGCACACGGAGCTCTCCTGGGTCTTCACCACCCTAACCCCCTTGGGGGACCTGACCCGCATGACCCAGTTCAAGGACAAGGCCAGCAAGCAGGAAACCATCTGGTCCGGCCTCCTCATGTACCCCGTTTTGCAGGCGGCGGACATCCTCATCTACAAGGCGGACACCGTGCCCGTGGGGGAGGACCAGGTGCAGCACATTGAGCTCACCCGGGAGATCGCCCGCCGCTTCAACCACCTCTTTGGGGAAACCTTCCCCGAGCCCGAGGCCCTTCTGAACCCGGAGGCCCCCCGGGTGCCGGGCATTGACGGCAAGGCCAAGATGAGCAAGTCCTTGGGGAACACCATCGGGCTTTTGGAGCCCGAGGAGAGCATTTGGCAAAAGATCCAGCACCTGCCCGACGACCCCCAGCGGATCCGGCTTTCCGACCCCGGGGACCCGGGAAGGACCATCCTCTTCACCTACCTCTCCTATTTCGCCCCTAAGGAGCTGGTGGAGGCGCTTAAGGAGGAGTACCGCAAGGCGGGGGTGGGCACGTACGTGGTGAAGCGCATCCTCTTTGACGAGATGATGAAGACCCTAAGGCCCATCCGGGAGCGGGCCGAGGCCCTCAAGCGGGACCCCGACTATGTGATGGACGCCCTTTTGGAGGGGGCGAAGCGGGCCAGGGCGGTGGCGGCGGCCACCATGGAAGAGGTGCGGGAGAAGGTGGGCCTCCTCCTGCCCAGGAAGCGGCCGGTCC encodes:
- a CDS encoding SDR family NAD(P)-dependent oxidoreductase — protein: MKKTLILTGASRGIGKALALELAKAGYDLVLNARSEGPLKAVAEEVAALGGRALYVAGSAGKAEVAESLVGKAESLGNFFGYIHNAGVLHPGPLLYEIAEPLFMEVLEANLLAGYQLARFAYPLLRRRGEGLAVYVGSGAAETNLPGIGAYAVAKAAEEHLARQLAAEVPEIACFVYRPGVVETEMQRQAREAQGSAASVLQRVFRGYKEEGLLLTPEEAAKALVRLLPKARQYHGKTASWRDA
- the leuB gene encoding 3-isopropylmalate dehydrogenase is translated as MRVAVLPGDGIGPEVTEAALKVLQTLDRAHGLGLTYEVFPFGGAAIDQYGEPFPEVTRRGVEGAEAVLLGSVGGPKWDNLPRKIRPETGLLALRKSQDLFANLRPAKVFPGLERLSPLKEEIARGVDVLIVRELTGGIYFGEPRGMSEAEAWNTERYSRPEVERVARVAFEAARKRRKHVTSVDKANVLEVGEFWRKTVEEVHQGYPEVALEHQYVDAMAMHLVRSPARFDVVVTGNIFGDILSDLASVLPGSLGLLPSASLGRGVPVFEPVHGSAPDIAGKGIANPTAAILSAAMMLEHAFGQVELARMVENAVAQALVETPPPDLGGTAGTQAFTEAVLRRLQ
- the leuD gene encoding 3-isopropylmalate dehydratase small subunit, whose protein sequence is MLEKFTVIRGKAVPLRGEDIDTDRIIPARFMKALTFEGLGQYLFYDERFDEQGNPKPHPLNDPRYQGASILLVESGFGSGSSREHAPQAIKRAGFKAIIGESFAEIFFGNATAIGLPCVALAPEDLALLFQMVEANPGVEVTIDLVQKEVRFGDKVAPLFLREEAREALVQGLWDPIGELLEAGELLDAFDRKLPYPRRAE
- the leuC gene encoding 3-isopropylmalate dehydratase large subunit, whose protein sequence is MGKTLYEKVWEAHEVRKLRNGQSQLFIDLHLLHEVTSPQAFGMLRDLGLKVRYPHRTFATVDHIVPTHDRTEPFQDPLAQSMLDALRQNTREHGITFFDLGSGNQGIVHVIGPQLGLTQPGMTIACGDSHTSTHGAFGAVAFGIGTSQVRDVLATQTIAAQKLKVRRINVEGKLAPGVYAKDVILHIIRHLGVKGGLGYAYEYGGSTVEAMDMESRMTLCNMSIEGGARIGYVNPDETTFRYLEGRPYAPKGAEWEEAKRRWLSFRSDPDAPYDDVVTFRAEEIAPTVTWGINPGQAIPIDGRIPFLEELPEEERPVAEEALAYMGLRPGQPIKGVPIQVAFIGSCTNARLSDLREVARYLKGHKVKKGVRALVVPGSEWVARRAEEEGIAEVFREAGFEWRNPGCSMCLAMNPDRLEGDELAASSSNRNYKGRMGSPKGRTVLMSPLMVAAAAVAGEIADAREVFGVVGAR
- the trpS gene encoding tryptophan--tRNA ligase — protein: MRRVLSGIQPSGEIHIGNYLGAIKQWVALGEKLGQEAFFCIVDYHALTNPLAYDPSTLARRTFEAALVNIAAGLKPEKVTLFVQSHVPEHTELSWVFTTLTPLGDLTRMTQFKDKASKQETIWSGLLMYPVLQAADILIYKADTVPVGEDQVQHIELTREIARRFNHLFGETFPEPEALLNPEAPRVPGIDGKAKMSKSLGNTIGLLEPEESIWQKIQHLPDDPQRIRLSDPGDPGRTILFTYLSYFAPKELVEALKEEYRKAGVGTYVVKRILFDEMMKTLRPIRERAEALKRDPDYVMDALLEGAKRARAVAAATMEEVREKVGLLLPRKRPVLA